Genomic window (Streptomyces showdoensis):
GCGGCCATCACCGCCCAGGCCCTCAACGTCTGCGGCGGCCTGGGCAACTACTGATCCGCCGGAGCGCCTCGCCGCTCCGCCCGCGCCCGCCGCCCCGCCCCGCGTCACGCCGGCCCGTCCGCCGCGCCGACGTCCGGGTCCGGGTCGGCGGGCGTCCCCTTGAGCTCGTGGAAGCCGGGGGTGCCGGCGACCAGCAGCGTGCCGTCCCACAGGCGTCCCGCCGCCTCCCCGCGCGGCACGCGGGAGAGGACCGGGCCGAAGAACGCCACCGCGGGCCGGGCCGGCTCCGCCGGGTCCGACACGGCGACCACCGGGGTCCCGGTGCGCGGGCCGAGCAGTCCCAGCGCGTCGGTGTGCGAGGCCCGCAGCCGCTTGTCGTACGCGGTGCCCGCGCCGGCCGCCGCGAGCCCGGCCGGCAGCCCCGCGACGGCCAGGGCCACCGCGGGGTCGTCGATCCAGCGCTTGGTGCGGTCGGCCCACAGGGCCTCGTGGAAGCGGACCAGGGCCCGCTGCCCGTGCTCGTGGAGCACGGCCGTCGCGATCCGCGCGGGCACCAGGAGGTAGCCCCCGGGGTCCCCCTCCGGATCCTCGTCGAGGCCCTCGTTGAGGAAGGTCAGGCTCATCAGGTGCCAGCGCAGGTCCAGCGGGCGGACCCGGGCCGCCTCCCGGAGCCAGCGGGAGGTCAGCAGGGTGTACGGACAGGAGGGGTCGAACCACACGTCCACGGTTCGGGTGTCCAACGGTCGTCCTTCCTTCGAGGAGCACGGGGCTCGGGCGGAGGGGTGCGGGAGGCGTTCACACGGTCGCGTTGCGCATGCCGCGGATGCCGGCCCAGACGCCCAGCACCGCGATGGCGACCGCCGCGACCACCCCGTACAGCACGCTCGTCTCGGCCATCCGGCCGGCGAAGAGGGCGCGTTCGGCCTCGACCACGTAGGTCACGGGGTTGATCCGGCTCAGCACGTACAGCCAGCCCGGCGCCGAGGCCTGGGTGATGGGCAGCAGGACCCCGGAGAGCAGCAGCAGGGGGAAGAAGATCACCTGCTGCACCCCGTAGAAGAGGGTCTGCTGCTTGCGGGAGCGGAGCGCCAGAGTGAAGGAGAGGGCGCCGATCCCGACGCCGAAGACGCTCAGCAGCGCGAGGCCCGCGACGGCGCCGGCCAGGTGGAGGCGGAAGTCGGTGGGCAGCAGCAGGACGAGGATCAGCAGGGCCTGCGTGAGCAGGACCACGACCTCCTTCAGGGTCCGGCCGACGAGCATGGACGCCCGGTTGAGCGGGGTGACGAGCATCCGCTCGAAGGCGCCCGAGGAGATCTCGTTGAGCAGCGAGGCGCCGGCCCCCGCGGTGGCGGAGAGGCCCAGCAGCACGAGCATGCCGGGCACGAACCACTGCCAGGGGGAGCCCGTTCCGGTCCCGCCGCCGCTCGTGCCCATGCTCGGGAGGAGCGGCGCGAACAGCCCGAGGAACAGGAAGGGCAGCATCATCGTGAAGAGGAGCCCGGCGGGCTGACGGAGTTCGGGCAGCAGCTCGCGGGCGAACGCGGTGCGGGTGTCGTCGATCACCTTCATGGTCAGGCTCCGGGGTGCGCGTCGGCGGCGTCGGCGGGGGCGGGGTCGGCGCTCTCCCGAAGGGTGCGGCCGGTCAGGGTGAGGAAGACGTCGTCGAGGGTGGGGCGGGCGAGCCGGGCGCTGCGCACCCGTAACCCGGCCGCGTCCAGCCGGCGCAGCAGGCCCGGCAGCAGGACGTCGCCGTCGGAGGCGCGCACCCGCACCTCCGTGTCCTCGGCGTTCGCCTCCCGCACGCCGGGCAGGGCGCGGGCCAGTTCGGCCGCCCGTCCCGCGTCGGCGGCGTCGGCGGTCCCCACGGTGACGAGGTCGCCCGCCAGGTCGGCCTTGAGGTTCTCGGGGGAGTCGTCGGCGATCACCCGGCCGTGGTCGACGACCAGCACCCGCCGGGCCCAGAGGTCGGCCTCCTCCAGGTAGTGGGTGGTGAAGACCACGGTGGTGCCGAGGTCCTTGTGCAGCCGCAGGACGTGCTCCCAGATGTTGGCGCGGCTGTGCGGGTCGAGACCGGTGGTGGGCTCGTCGAGGAAGAGCAGCTCCGGCTCGTGGACCAGGGCCATGGCGATGTCCAGGCGGCGGCGCTGGCCGCCGGAGAGGGTGCCCACCGTCCGGCGGGCCAGGCCCTCCAGCTCCAGCGCGCCCAGCAGGCGCTCGGCGCGGGCGCGGGACTCCGCCCTGCCCAGTCCGTAGGCGCGGCCCTGGGTGACGAGCTCGTCGGTGACGCGGAAGTTGGTCCCGGCGCTGTTGCCCTGGCCCAGGTAGCCGATGCGGCGGCGCACTCCGGCGGGGTCGGTCGCGACGTCGTGCCCGGCGACGGTCGCGGTGCCCGAGGACGGGGGGAGCAGGGTGGTGAGCATCCGCAGACTGGTGGTCTTCCCGGCGCCGTTCGGGCCGAGGAACGCGACGACGGATCCCGCTTCGATGTCGAGGTCGAGGCCGCGCACGGCTTCGACGGTCTCTCCCTTGGCGCGGAAACTGCGGGTGAGTCCGCGTGTGTGGATCATGGGTTCTCCCGTACGGGGGTCGTGGAGGGGCGGGGCCTGGGAGGGCACGCTGGTCATGGCTCCGCGGGGGCCGGGGTCCGGCCCCGGACAGGCCGAGGGGAAGTCAGATGCTCTGGGCTCTTGACTTCTGAGAGCTTAGAAGCGTCAATAACGTCTTTGTCAGCCTTGCTGACGGTTCCGAGCGCCCCTTCGAACCGCCCGTCACGAGCCCCTTCCTCCCCGGGCCGCCACCGTCCAGCGCCCCTCCACCGGCCCGCCAGCGGCGGCGCCCACGCTGGCCGCCCACTGGGCGAGCGGCCGACGGCCGCACGGGAAGGGCGGTGCATCCCCTTGGCACGACTCACGCGCAGACGGCTGATGGAGCTCTCGGCGGCCTCCGGGGGCGCCGCGCTGCTCGGCGGCACGGCGGCGCAGGCCGCCCCGCGCCCCGCAGGCGGTCCGCCGCCACTGGGGCCGGTGGTGATCGGGCCGGCCGACCCCCGGTACGTCGAGCTCACCACCCGCGGGCACAACGGCCGCTTCACGGGCTCCCCGGACGTGGTGCACCTGGTCGGCTCGGCCGAGCAGGTGGTCCGCGCCGTGGAGGAGGCCGCCCGCGACCGGAAGCGGATCGCCGTCCGCAGCGGCGGCCACTGCTTCGAGGGCTTCGTGGACGACCCCGCCGTACGGGTCCTCGTCGACGTCTCCGAGATGGCGGCCGTCTCCCACGACCCGGAGCGGGAGCTCTTCGCCGTCGAGTCCGGCGCCACGCTCGGGCGGGTCTACCGGACGCTCTACCTGGGGTGGGGCGTGACGCTTCCCGGCGGCGGCTGCCCCACCGTCGGGGTGGGCGGGCACGTCGCCGGCGGCGGGTACGGGGCGCTCTCCCGCCGGTACGGGCTGGTCGTCGACCACCTGTACGGCGTCGAGGTCGTCGTCGTGGACCGGTCGGGCCGGGCCCGGATCGTCGAGGCCACCCGCGACTCGACCGGCGCCGAGCGCGAGCTGTGGTGGGCGCACACCGGCGGCGGCGGAGGCACCTTCGGCGTCGTCACCCGCTACCTCTTCCGCTCACCGGGGGCGTCGGGCGCCCCCGGCGGGCTGCTGCCCCGGCCGCCCGCCGCCGTGCGGTCGGTCTCCCTCGGCTGGCAGTGGCA
Coding sequences:
- a CDS encoding DsbA family protein encodes the protein MDTRTVDVWFDPSCPYTLLTSRWLREAARVRPLDLRWHLMSLTFLNEGLDEDPEGDPGGYLLVPARIATAVLHEHGQRALVRFHEALWADRTKRWIDDPAVALAVAGLPAGLAAAGAGTAYDKRLRASHTDALGLLGPRTGTPVVAVSDPAEPARPAVAFFGPVLSRVPRGEAAGRLWDGTLLVAGTPGFHELKGTPADPDPDVGAADGPA
- a CDS encoding ABC transporter permease, with the protein product MKVIDDTRTAFARELLPELRQPAGLLFTMMLPFLFLGLFAPLLPSMGTSGGGTGTGSPWQWFVPGMLVLLGLSATAGAGASLLNEISSGAFERMLVTPLNRASMLVGRTLKEVVVLLTQALLILVLLLPTDFRLHLAGAVAGLALLSVFGVGIGALSFTLALRSRKQQTLFYGVQQVIFFPLLLLSGVLLPITQASAPGWLYVLSRINPVTYVVEAERALFAGRMAETSVLYGVVAAVAIAVLGVWAGIRGMRNATV
- a CDS encoding ATP-binding cassette domain-containing protein is translated as MIHTRGLTRSFRAKGETVEAVRGLDLDIEAGSVVAFLGPNGAGKTTSLRMLTTLLPPSSGTATVAGHDVATDPAGVRRRIGYLGQGNSAGTNFRVTDELVTQGRAYGLGRAESRARAERLLGALELEGLARRTVGTLSGGQRRRLDIAMALVHEPELLFLDEPTTGLDPHSRANIWEHVLRLHKDLGTTVVFTTHYLEEADLWARRVLVVDHGRVIADDSPENLKADLAGDLVTVGTADAADAGRAAELARALPGVREANAEDTEVRVRASDGDVLLPGLLRRLDAAGLRVRSARLARPTLDDVFLTLTGRTLRESADPAPADAADAHPGA